In a genomic window of Spirosoma agri:
- a CDS encoding LytR/AlgR family response regulator transcription factor has translation MTFFFEQTTVVPAELLAWLPIRLTVRNESRQLVSVADITVLEAELNYCRVYLKNGQELLTTKTLKYHHDQLPADWFVRIHRNCVINRRFIEKIGIVDGSYQIDLTIGKAVPVSRRRWGEIRRQLLGDHAVKSRSINASFR, from the coding sequence ATGACTTTCTTTTTTGAACAGACAACCGTCGTTCCTGCCGAATTGCTTGCCTGGCTTCCTATCCGCCTAACCGTCCGGAATGAGAGCAGACAATTGGTTTCGGTCGCTGATATAACCGTTCTGGAAGCTGAACTCAATTATTGCCGGGTGTATCTGAAAAATGGTCAGGAGCTTTTGACAACAAAGACGCTGAAGTACCATCATGACCAGTTACCAGCCGATTGGTTCGTGCGTATTCACCGCAATTGTGTGATCAATCGCCGGTTTATCGAAAAAATTGGCATAGTTGATGGTAGTTACCAAATCGATCTGACTATTGGCAAGGCAGTTCCAGTTTCGCGTCGTCGCTGGGGAGAAATTCGGCGCCAATTGCTAGGAGATCACGCAGTAAAAAGTCGCTCTATAAACGCTTCTTTTCGATAA
- a CDS encoding RagB/SusD family nutrient uptake outer membrane protein, whose translation MKAYIKLLALSAVVLASSCKQTFLDEKPYSSYTPVTLNDSLGFEASLVGLYNHTSTYFSWSDQQGWPSVWQVGTDVANATTNQQGIEIPYYNYALLTPTDGAAARTWNRNYVMINLTNTIINGIEAPTLTAISKSGKDKIDAEAKFFRAYAYNNLATCFGGVPILTQALTGPKTDFVRATLDEVNKLVVDDLTFAVANLPDIESVKTNSKGKLYGRANKFMAMQLLAEAYLRMDKPDLAEAQLQSIISSGRFKLIKSRYGIRAGEAGDYYHDMFIYGNQRRVQGNTEAIWVLEQENPNTVVGGITDNPQQRRVWGAAYHNVQGMALSDSTGGRALGRLRLSNWVIYGLYKQGDIRNSQYNIRRRYVYNDPSKPTTYGKPVPYTGTDTLLNIAPHTTKWYQFDPNDTFGYAMVKDFILMRLGETYLLLAEAQFKQGKLEAAATSINALRERSFSGYPSVGKVTSADITLDFVLDERVRELIGEENRRMTLMRTKTLVDRATRLNSNSAVNKVVGLTTTHLLMPIPLNEIQLNKDAVLTQNPGY comes from the coding sequence ATGAAAGCATACATAAAATTACTGGCTCTTTCGGCTGTTGTTCTGGCGTCGTCCTGCAAGCAGACGTTTCTGGATGAGAAGCCCTATTCGTCCTACACACCCGTTACCCTGAACGACTCCCTGGGGTTTGAAGCGTCGCTGGTTGGCTTATATAACCACACCAGTACCTATTTTTCCTGGTCTGATCAGCAGGGCTGGCCCAGTGTCTGGCAGGTAGGAACCGATGTGGCCAATGCGACGACCAACCAGCAGGGAATCGAAATTCCTTACTATAACTATGCGCTCTTGACGCCTACCGATGGCGCTGCCGCTCGCACTTGGAACCGCAATTACGTGATGATCAACCTTACCAATACGATCATCAATGGCATTGAAGCACCTACGCTGACGGCCATCAGCAAAAGTGGTAAGGACAAGATCGATGCCGAAGCCAAGTTCTTCCGGGCCTATGCGTACAACAACCTGGCGACCTGCTTCGGTGGTGTTCCTATTTTGACCCAGGCGCTCACCGGTCCGAAAACGGATTTCGTACGGGCAACGCTGGATGAGGTCAACAAATTGGTCGTCGACGATCTGACGTTTGCCGTCGCCAATCTGCCGGATATCGAGAGCGTTAAGACGAACTCGAAAGGGAAACTCTACGGACGGGCCAATAAATTCATGGCCATGCAGTTACTGGCGGAAGCCTACCTTCGGATGGATAAACCCGATCTGGCCGAAGCGCAACTGCAAAGCATCATCAGCAGTGGACGCTTCAAGCTCATCAAAAGCCGCTACGGTATCCGAGCGGGTGAAGCGGGCGATTATTACCACGATATGTTCATCTACGGCAACCAGCGCCGGGTGCAGGGTAATACCGAAGCCATTTGGGTACTGGAACAGGAAAATCCGAATACTGTAGTGGGCGGCATTACCGATAACCCACAACAACGGCGGGTGTGGGGTGCGGCCTATCACAACGTACAGGGCATGGCGTTGTCCGATTCAACGGGTGGTCGGGCCCTGGGCCGGTTACGGCTTAGCAACTGGGTCATCTACGGTCTGTATAAGCAGGGTGACATTCGTAATTCGCAGTATAATATCCGCCGACGGTATGTCTACAACGATCCAAGTAAACCGACTACCTATGGTAAACCGGTCCCTTATACAGGTACGGATACGCTGCTGAACATTGCTCCCCACACCACGAAATGGTATCAGTTCGACCCGAACGATACGTTTGGTTACGCTATGGTCAAGGATTTCATTCTAATGCGGCTGGGCGAAACCTACCTGCTGCTAGCCGAAGCGCAGTTCAAACAAGGAAAGCTGGAGGCTGCGGCTACCAGCATCAACGCCCTGCGTGAACGGTCGTTCTCGGGCTACCCATCGGTCGGTAAAGTGACTTCAGCGGACATAACGCTCGACTTCGTTCTGGACGAACGGGTTCGTGAGCTGATTGGTGAAGAAAACCGTCGGATGACGCTGATGCGGACCAAAACGCTGGTAGACCGTGCCACCCGTCTCAACTCGAACAGCGCTGTCAATAAAGTAGTCGGTCTGACCACTACGCACCTGCTGATGCCTATTCCGCTGAACGAAATCCAGCTCAACAAAGACGCGGTGCTGACTCAGAATCCAGGCTATTGA
- a CDS encoding alpha-L-rhamnosidase-related protein has product MRYCFFWVLLSISLVASAQLPKPPASLRTDLLLHTDKVWSNGFLTNLTLEAADSSGFSGQLALIRSTRPSFSWALSNTGGTSRQTAYRLIVSSSRKHSQADQGDVWDSGKVMSSQSVGVLLPTGRQLDTNRIYFWRVNVWNDKNVESGFSQPKAFRTAPQLATYETPFYPVVKTEEVPVSQRAVDEKRVIYDFGKDAFAQVFVTVNCSTEQDTLILHVGEAITADGHVNPKPTGVLRYRRIPVLLQQGRHRYAIQFKPDKRNTGPKAIRMPDYIGEVLPFRYVELELPASISHVEQVVRQVVAYPFAETASAFTSSDTLLNQIWDLCKHTIKATTFSGFYVDGDRERIPYEADALINQLSHYATDAEYTIAKRSLNYLIYHATWPTEWSLQNVLIAWYDYLNSGDSRTAEALYPELKAKLLLSLARPDGLISTRTGLQTAAFKQSIHYDTFDGRPIIQDIVDWPQQGILGLGKKEVGETDGFVFRDYNAVVNAFHYQALTCMAQLANQLGKTDEAAFFTNRAIQVRKAYQATFVDTRMGLIRDGEGTDHASLHANMMALAFGLVPAKYQPSVLTHIRSRGMACSVYGSQFLLDALYNANESAYALSLLTSTDERSWYNMLRTGSTMTTEAWDTRYKPNQDWNHAWGAAPANIIVRKLMGVEALTPAFETVQIKPQPDTLRQASLKLPTLRGPIHVSFDNTPTSFRLRATLPANMTGVVYLPRRSAKSQVQQNGKRIRAVAEGNFWKITAVSAGSYEWEVR; this is encoded by the coding sequence ATGCGCTATTGTTTCTTTTGGGTGCTGCTCTCGATCAGTCTGGTGGCTTCAGCTCAGTTACCAAAACCACCTGCGTCTCTGCGAACCGACTTACTACTGCATACCGATAAGGTGTGGAGTAATGGTTTTCTGACGAACCTCACCCTCGAAGCAGCTGACTCATCCGGCTTTTCCGGACAATTGGCGCTGATCCGTAGCACCAGGCCCTCCTTTAGCTGGGCACTTTCCAACACGGGCGGAACAAGCCGACAGACAGCTTACCGATTGATTGTATCCTCGTCCCGGAAACATAGCCAGGCGGATCAGGGCGACGTATGGGACTCCGGAAAAGTGATGAGCAGCCAAAGCGTGGGCGTTCTACTACCCACTGGTCGTCAGCTGGATACCAATCGAATTTATTTCTGGCGCGTTAACGTCTGGAATGACAAAAACGTTGAAAGTGGGTTTTCCCAACCGAAAGCATTCCGCACAGCCCCCCAGTTGGCTACTTACGAAACACCCTTTTACCCCGTCGTTAAAACGGAGGAAGTACCCGTTTCACAACGGGCCGTCGACGAGAAACGGGTCATTTATGATTTTGGGAAAGATGCCTTTGCGCAGGTGTTCGTAACGGTGAATTGCTCCACCGAACAGGACACGCTCATCCTGCATGTCGGCGAAGCCATTACAGCCGATGGGCACGTAAATCCCAAACCGACTGGCGTACTTCGGTATCGTCGGATTCCGGTTTTGCTGCAACAGGGTAGGCACCGGTACGCGATTCAATTTAAACCTGATAAGCGCAATACCGGCCCCAAGGCCATTCGAATGCCCGATTACATTGGCGAAGTACTCCCCTTCCGCTACGTTGAGCTGGAACTACCCGCTTCGATCAGTCACGTTGAACAGGTTGTTCGTCAGGTGGTTGCCTATCCATTTGCGGAAACGGCATCAGCATTCACCAGTTCAGATACACTGCTGAACCAGATCTGGGACCTTTGCAAACACACCATCAAAGCAACCACGTTCAGCGGTTTCTACGTCGATGGTGACCGGGAACGGATTCCCTACGAGGCTGATGCTCTGATCAATCAGCTTTCGCACTACGCTACCGATGCCGAATATACCATTGCCAAGCGATCCCTGAACTACTTGATTTATCATGCCACTTGGCCCACAGAATGGTCGTTGCAGAACGTGCTGATTGCCTGGTACGACTACCTGAACTCCGGCGATTCGCGCACGGCAGAAGCCCTGTATCCTGAACTTAAAGCTAAGCTCCTGCTTTCTCTGGCTCGTCCGGATGGGCTGATCAGTACGCGCACGGGGCTTCAAACGGCTGCGTTCAAGCAGTCGATTCACTACGACACGTTCGATGGCCGACCCATCATCCAGGATATTGTCGACTGGCCGCAGCAGGGCATACTGGGACTTGGGAAGAAAGAAGTGGGCGAAACCGATGGCTTTGTTTTCCGGGATTACAACGCCGTTGTCAATGCCTTCCACTACCAGGCGCTGACCTGCATGGCGCAACTGGCAAATCAGCTGGGGAAAACGGATGAGGCTGCTTTTTTTACCAATCGGGCAATCCAAGTCAGAAAGGCTTACCAAGCCACCTTTGTCGACACCAGGATGGGACTAATCCGCGATGGCGAAGGTACGGACCACGCATCGCTTCATGCCAACATGATGGCGCTGGCGTTTGGGCTGGTGCCGGCTAAGTACCAGCCAAGCGTGTTGACGCATATCCGGTCGCGCGGGATGGCATGCAGCGTCTACGGCTCGCAATTTTTGCTGGATGCGCTCTACAATGCCAACGAAAGTGCTTATGCGCTATCATTGCTTACCTCAACCGACGAACGTAGCTGGTACAACATGCTCCGAACCGGTTCTACCATGACGACCGAAGCCTGGGATACCCGCTACAAACCCAATCAGGACTGGAACCACGCCTGGGGGGCGGCTCCTGCCAACATCATTGTCCGGAAACTAATGGGTGTCGAAGCGTTGACCCCTGCTTTCGAAACCGTTCAGATAAAACCCCAGCCCGACACCCTCCGGCAGGCGTCCCTGAAACTGCCAACCCTTCGGGGACCCATCCATGTTTCGTTCGACAATACGCCGACCAGTTTCCGTCTGCGTGCTACGCTGCCCGCCAACATGACCGGTGTCGTGTACCTACCCCGTAGGTCCGCAAAAAGCCAGGTTCAGCAGAACGGTAAACGTATCAGGGCTGTTGCAGAAGGAAATTTCTGGAAGATCACCGCCGTTAGCGCGGGTTCGTACGAATGGGAAGTCCGCTAG
- a CDS encoding glycoside hydrolase family 43 protein translates to MKCIPFTMLVLTLSASSFFSQAQEKTTQPKQQSFKPGQIWYDDKGEVINAHGGGLLFDKGTYYWFGEKRGSSASEGVNVYSSKDLYTWKNEGLALAKSNDPTSEIATNGLMERPKVIYNPKTKQYVMWFHLELPGQGYKAARAGVAVSDKVTGPFKYVKSFRPNGHMSRDMTLFVDDDGSAYHIYSARENYDLRLVKLTDDYLSATTQDTLLFSNHREAPALFRKDNKYYLITSGCTGWAPNQASLHVAQSLFGPWKLVGDPMQGPLADKTYGGQSTYIQPVQGKRNAFIFMADKWNPKDLKDSRYLWLPVTFENQQPVVEWQDEWNLTRWKAQE, encoded by the coding sequence ATGAAATGCATTCCGTTTACGATGCTGGTGCTTACGCTAAGCGCCAGTTCGTTTTTTAGTCAGGCTCAGGAAAAGACTACACAGCCGAAGCAGCAGTCATTTAAACCCGGCCAGATCTGGTACGACGACAAAGGTGAGGTGATCAATGCCCACGGCGGAGGGTTACTCTTTGATAAAGGCACATACTACTGGTTCGGGGAGAAACGCGGATCGTCTGCATCCGAAGGCGTCAATGTCTATTCGTCGAAAGACCTCTATACCTGGAAAAACGAAGGACTGGCACTGGCGAAATCGAATGACCCGACGAGCGAGATTGCCACCAATGGCCTCATGGAACGTCCCAAGGTCATTTACAATCCGAAGACGAAGCAGTACGTGATGTGGTTTCACCTTGAGTTGCCCGGCCAGGGATACAAAGCCGCCCGCGCCGGTGTCGCGGTCAGCGATAAAGTGACCGGCCCGTTCAAATACGTAAAGAGCTTTCGGCCCAACGGCCATATGTCCCGTGACATGACGCTTTTCGTCGACGACGATGGCTCGGCCTACCACATTTATTCAGCTCGCGAGAATTACGATCTACGGCTGGTGAAACTAACCGACGATTACCTGTCGGCCACAACGCAGGACACGTTGCTTTTCAGTAATCACCGGGAAGCGCCCGCTCTGTTTAGAAAAGATAACAAGTATTACCTGATCACCAGCGGCTGCACGGGCTGGGCTCCCAATCAGGCCAGTCTACACGTTGCCCAGTCGCTCTTCGGCCCCTGGAAACTGGTCGGCGACCCCATGCAAGGACCTTTGGCGGACAAGACATACGGGGGTCAGTCAACGTACATTCAACCCGTACAGGGCAAACGGAATGCGTTCATTTTTATGGCCGACAAGTGGAACCCTAAAGACCTGAAAGACAGTCGCTACTTGTGGTTACCGGTAACATTCGAGAACCAGCAGCCCGTAGTCGAATGGCAGGACGAGTGGAATTTAACGCGCTGGAAGGCGCAGGAGTAA
- a CDS encoding response regulator: MPDFSRPLIYAVDDDEDDRYLLQRIFSEHFKECTLRLFDNGSNLLTHLTHQLDGRLPDLIILDLEMPVFNGIELLRFLKENEAFRGIPVSILSAMHHKQHIERCYELGTTSYVSKEQSYVQLVSSIQHLQHHWSENQALKIKSRVLCPDMKKLIDSTALSLN, encoded by the coding sequence ATGCCCGATTTCTCCCGACCGTTAATTTACGCTGTAGATGACGATGAAGACGACAGATACCTCCTACAGCGAATTTTTTCTGAACACTTCAAAGAATGCACACTACGATTATTCGATAATGGCTCAAATCTACTCACTCATTTAACGCATCAACTGGACGGGCGTCTGCCAGATTTGATCATTCTGGATCTGGAAATGCCGGTCTTCAACGGCATTGAACTACTGCGCTTTCTGAAGGAAAACGAAGCCTTTCGTGGTATTCCCGTTTCCATTCTCTCGGCTATGCATCATAAGCAGCACATCGAGCGCTGTTATGAACTAGGAACTACGAGTTACGTGAGCAAAGAGCAGAGCTACGTACAACTGGTTTCCAGCATACAGCACTTGCAACACCATTGGTCAGAGAATCAGGCACTTAAAATTAAGTCTCGAGTACTTTGCCCGGATATGAAAAAGCTAATTGACAGTACGGCTCTTTCGCTCAATTAA
- a CDS encoding SusC/RagA family TonB-linked outer membrane protein, giving the protein MMIKWLLVCGALLPAGGVLAQQVTSNSSPLYASLQSTDSGPRPLEAAVITVTGKVTDEKGDALPGATVSLKGATVGANTDAQGGFTVRIPDGTINPILVFSFIGYISQEVAIGNQTVVNVQLKGDAKSLNEVVVVGYGTQKRSDITGSVASVPKSRLSQLPVTNVLQAIQGSVAGVNISQSSSVPGATPSTTIRGQNSINANSGPYVVVDGIPLSKTGGSLGDINPNDIESMEVLKDASAVAIYGTNGANGVILITTKRGTTGKPTIRYNNYVGIENFARILKPRNGAEYVQKYADYMAQTGQKLVTPVPNYDELANYNAGITTDWIKEATQTGVLQDHNLSISGGTNNVRYFISGEFLDQKGVIKGYQYKRASFRSNLDVTLTDYLTVGTSLFLANSNRDGGRANMLNASAMSPYGQEYNADGTYKIYPMFPEQLYTNPMIGLTTDRVDRNTNLNGNGYIEMKLPGALNGLKYRMNIGYSYIPARTASYTGRAANDLLGTANTFFSETNSFTLENILSYTHDFGKSHFDFTGLYSAQQRKYATATGSATGFVNDQLSFNNLGAGATQSSNSYADRYGLNSQMGRINYSYDSRYLFTVTARRDGSSVFGANTTKYGLFPSAAIGWNISNEAFMKNANLISNLKLRFSYGKSGNEAISVYRTITTDNTVRSPFNGVSTIGAQPGNLGNANLQWESTLSRNIGLDFGFLNNRINGSLDLYKNNTKGLLLLRSLPILTGYSSVYDNLGETSNTGIELTLNTRNVTKGDFKWESTVVFASNRNRILDLYGDKKDDLGNRWFIGQPISVVYDYKLAGVWQSGESAAAQDPGAVAGDLKFADLNGDGKITPDGDRMILGQLAPKWTGGLTNTFHYKNLHLNVFIQTVQGITRNNADLTYADETGKRNTPIEVGYWTADNKSDTRPSLAYKNPRGYGYASDASYTRIKDVTLSYVFDQKLLDKLRLGSLTVYASGRNLYTFTNWIGWDPEAVQQPRGTQGNSSDPNTSWTNNYPVTRSFVLGLNISLR; this is encoded by the coding sequence ATGATGATTAAATGGCTACTGGTTTGTGGAGCCTTGCTTCCCGCCGGGGGAGTATTGGCCCAGCAGGTTACCAGCAATAGCAGTCCGCTATATGCTTCACTTCAATCAACTGATTCCGGGCCTCGCCCATTGGAGGCAGCCGTCATTACCGTTACCGGAAAGGTTACCGACGAAAAAGGAGACGCCTTACCGGGCGCGACGGTCTCGCTGAAAGGGGCAACGGTTGGTGCCAATACCGACGCCCAGGGCGGGTTTACGGTACGCATTCCGGATGGGACAATCAATCCGATACTCGTTTTTTCGTTTATCGGCTATATATCCCAGGAAGTAGCGATTGGTAACCAGACGGTCGTCAACGTACAGCTCAAAGGCGATGCCAAGTCACTGAATGAAGTGGTCGTAGTTGGGTATGGTACGCAGAAACGATCAGACATTACAGGGTCTGTCGCGTCGGTTCCAAAATCTCGCCTATCGCAACTACCCGTCACGAACGTGTTGCAGGCGATTCAAGGTTCGGTAGCCGGTGTCAACATCAGCCAATCGTCGTCGGTGCCGGGTGCCACGCCCTCTACTACCATCCGGGGTCAGAACTCCATCAATGCAAACTCAGGTCCATACGTTGTCGTTGATGGAATTCCGCTCAGTAAAACCGGCGGATCATTAGGCGACATCAATCCGAACGACATTGAATCGATGGAAGTACTTAAGGATGCCTCAGCAGTGGCAATCTACGGTACGAACGGCGCGAACGGAGTTATCCTGATCACGACCAAACGCGGAACGACGGGCAAACCAACGATTCGCTACAACAATTACGTGGGTATTGAAAACTTCGCTCGTATTCTCAAACCTCGTAACGGTGCTGAATACGTTCAGAAGTACGCCGACTACATGGCCCAAACCGGACAGAAATTAGTGACCCCAGTGCCGAACTACGACGAGCTAGCTAACTACAACGCCGGCATCACCACCGACTGGATCAAAGAAGCAACCCAAACCGGCGTCTTGCAGGACCACAACCTGAGCATTTCGGGGGGAACAAATAACGTCCGTTATTTCATTTCGGGCGAGTTTCTGGATCAGAAGGGCGTTATCAAAGGCTATCAATACAAACGAGCCAGTTTCCGGTCCAACCTGGACGTAACCCTGACCGATTATCTGACGGTAGGCACATCACTCTTTCTTGCCAACAGCAACCGCGATGGCGGCCGGGCCAACATGCTGAACGCGTCGGCCATGAGTCCCTATGGGCAGGAATACAACGCCGATGGGACCTACAAAATATACCCGATGTTCCCGGAACAGTTGTATACAAACCCCATGATTGGGCTGACGACGGATCGGGTTGACCGCAACACCAACCTGAACGGAAACGGGTACATTGAGATGAAACTACCGGGTGCGTTGAACGGGCTGAAATACCGGATGAACATCGGCTATTCCTACATACCTGCCCGGACGGCCAGCTATACAGGTCGGGCGGCCAACGATCTGCTCGGAACGGCCAATACCTTCTTCTCGGAGACCAATAGCTTTACGCTCGAAAACATCCTGTCGTATACCCACGATTTTGGGAAAAGTCACTTCGACTTTACGGGTTTGTACAGTGCTCAACAACGTAAGTATGCAACGGCTACCGGCTCTGCAACAGGGTTTGTCAACGACCAGTTATCGTTCAATAACCTGGGTGCTGGCGCTACGCAATCCAGTAATTCCTACGCCGATCGCTACGGGCTAAATTCGCAGATGGGCCGGATCAATTACTCCTACGACAGCCGCTACCTGTTTACCGTAACCGCCCGGCGCGATGGTTCGTCGGTGTTCGGGGCCAATACCACTAAGTATGGTTTGTTTCCTTCGGCGGCCATTGGCTGGAATATCAGCAACGAAGCCTTCATGAAGAACGCGAACCTGATCAGCAACCTGAAACTGCGCTTTTCGTATGGTAAGTCCGGCAACGAAGCGATTAGCGTCTATCGCACGATCACGACCGACAATACGGTTCGTTCGCCTTTCAACGGCGTTAGTACCATCGGCGCGCAACCCGGCAATCTGGGTAACGCCAACCTACAGTGGGAATCGACACTCAGCCGAAACATCGGTTTGGATTTCGGTTTCTTGAACAACCGGATCAACGGTAGCCTGGACCTATACAAAAACAACACAAAGGGCTTGCTACTGCTGCGGAGTCTGCCGATTCTGACGGGCTATTCGAGCGTGTATGACAACCTGGGTGAAACATCCAACACCGGTATCGAGCTGACGCTGAACACCCGCAACGTAACGAAAGGCGACTTCAAATGGGAAAGTACCGTTGTGTTTGCCTCTAACCGCAACCGTATTCTGGACCTCTACGGTGATAAAAAAGATGACCTGGGTAACCGTTGGTTTATCGGACAACCGATCAGCGTTGTGTACGATTACAAGCTGGCGGGTGTGTGGCAGAGTGGCGAAAGTGCCGCAGCTCAGGACCCCGGTGCTGTAGCGGGTGATCTGAAGTTCGCGGACCTGAACGGTGACGGAAAAATTACGCCGGATGGGGATCGGATGATTCTGGGTCAGCTCGCACCGAAATGGACGGGTGGCCTGACGAACACATTCCACTACAAAAACCTGCACCTGAACGTGTTTATCCAGACGGTTCAGGGCATCACCCGCAACAATGCCGACCTGACCTACGCCGATGAAACCGGCAAACGCAATACGCCGATTGAGGTGGGCTACTGGACCGCAGATAACAAGAGCGATACGCGCCCATCGCTGGCGTACAAAAACCCGCGGGGCTACGGCTATGCGTCAGACGCGAGCTACACACGCATCAAGGACGTAACGCTGAGTTACGTGTTCGACCAGAAATTACTGGACAAACTGCGCCTGGGCAGTCTGACGGTCTATGCCAGTGGTCGTAACCTGTACACGTTTACTAACTGGATTGGCTGGGACCCAGAGGCTGTGCAGCAACCCCGCGGAACACAAGGCAATAGCAGCGATCCAAACACAAGCTGGACGAATAACTATCCAGTAACCCGCTCATTTGTTCTCGGTCTGAACATATCCCTCCGCTAG